Below is a window of candidate division KSB1 bacterium DNA.
TAGGATTCGACAGGAATACCGGACACAAGCTTTTCACCCACATCGTTCCGTACAGGAGAGAGCATCACGAGGTCGAGCGGAACCTCGGACTCCTGCGACCCTTCGGCCTGGAGGGCGGTACCTGGCGTCCCGAACTGTTCCCCTCCGAGGACGACCGAGAACAGGTGGACGCTCTTCTGGCTGGGCTGATCGGCTCCGCCTTCGCGGCCCTTGCTCCCGGCTCCGTCTGGCCAACCAAACGCTGGCCTGCCCCCTACTTTGCCGCCCTCGCAGCCGAGCTCAAGAGGCGATGGGGACTGCCCGGCGTGATCGTGGGCGGTTCGGGCGACGCAGCCCTCGCGGCCGAGGTCGAAACACTCTCGGATGGCGCGGCCTACAGTCTCGCGGGAAAGCTCACTCCTCTGCAGTCGGCGGAGGTCATCCGCAGGGCCGTTTTGCTGGTCACCAACGATACCGCTCCTCTCCATATGGCCTCGGCCACGCAGACGCCGGTCGTGGCCATTTTTGGGCCCACAATTCCCGAGTTCGGGTTTGGCCCGTACCGGATACCCCATCGGATCGCTCAGCTCGATCTACCCTGCCGGCCCTGTTCATCCCACGGTGGTCGGCGCTGCCCGATCGGTACGTTCGCGTGCATGCGAGAGCTGATGCCCGAGCGCGTGGCGGGGCTGGTGGAGGATCTCCTGCGCGAAGGCGCGGCCTCTCGGATGTCCCGCTCCATCCCTCTCGTAGCTGAGCCACGCCTTGCGCCTGTGCCGAAAGTCAGCCATCGGTCGCACCCCAGTGACCCGGTGGATCCCTGAGGGACCCCGAGTATGGAGCCGTTCGCCATGCGAGCACAACCGATCCTGCTGATGATTCTTGTAGCGGTGTCCTCTGTCAGAGCCGAGGACTTGTTCCTTCGGCTGAACCAGGTCGGCTTCCTCCCTCAGGAGGAAAAGACCGCGCTCGCGTTTAGCCACCGTCCCTCCGGCCATCGGAGGTTCGAGATTGTAGAGGCGACGAGCGGGCGGCGCGTACTGGGTCCTGTCAGACTGGGCAAGGACCTTGGGGCCTTTGCACGCTTCGCCCACCACTACGAGATTGACCTGACGCCGCTGCGGACCCCGGGTCTGTACGAGCTGCGCATCCTGGGCGGAGAAGGACAGGCCGTCCGTTTTACCGTCGGACCTCTGGTTTACCGCCCCTATCCCGCCGTGATCCTCTCCTATCTGCGGCAGCAGCGCTGCGGGTACAATCCCTTCCTGGACGAAGTCTGCCACCCCCGAGACGGCCGGACGTACGAAGGCCCCGTGCCCGACGGGACCTATCTGGACGTGACGGGGGGCTGGCACGACGCCGGTGACTACCTGCGCTACCTGCTTACCTCCAGCAATACCGTGGGACGTCTGCTTCTGGCCTTCAGGCTCTTCCCGAGCGCCTTCTCCGATTCTGTCGATGCCCTCGGCCATCCCTTTCCCAACGGCGTCCCGGATGTGCTGGACGAGGCGCGCTGGGGCCTGGAATGGATGCTGAAGTTGCACCCCGCGCCGGATCAACTCTACCATCAGGTAGCTGATGATCGCGACCATACGGGCTGGGACCTGCCCCACAGGGACACGTCGGACTATGGCTGGGGACCGGGCAGCTACCGCATCGTCTACTACGCCACGGGGCGGCCTCAGGGCCTGGGGGAGTACCAAAGCCAGTCCACCGGGATTGCCAACCTCGCGGGTCGCTAC
It encodes the following:
- the waaF gene encoding lipopolysaccharide heptosyltransferase II: MANPEKTTISPHSLLVVQTAFYGDVILATPLVRAAAFLWPQAAIDFLCLPQTSSLLANHPLLRRTIAYDKRGRERGLRSLFRLARRLRGSGYDLALVPHPSLRSALLVWLARIPVRVGFDRNTGHKLFTHIVPYRREHHEVERNLGLLRPFGLEGGTWRPELFPSEDDREQVDALLAGLIGSAFAALAPGSVWPTKRWPAPYFAALAAELKRRWGLPGVIVGGSGDAALAAEVETLSDGAAYSLAGKLTPLQSAEVIRRAVLLVTNDTAPLHMASATQTPVVAIFGPTIPEFGFGPYRIPHRIAQLDLPCRPCSSHGGRRCPIGTFACMRELMPERVAGLVEDLLREGAASRMSRSIPLVAEPRLAPVPKVSHRSHPSDPVDP
- a CDS encoding glycoside hydrolase family 9 protein, giving the protein MRAQPILLMILVAVSSVRAEDLFLRLNQVGFLPQEEKTALAFSHRPSGHRRFEIVEATSGRRVLGPVRLGKDLGAFARFAHHYEIDLTPLRTPGLYELRILGGEGQAVRFTVGPLVYRPYPAVILSYLRQQRCGYNPFLDEVCHPRDGRTYEGPVPDGTYLDVTGGWHDAGDYLRYLLTSSNTVGRLLLAFRLFPSAFSDSVDALGHPFPNGVPDVLDEARWGLEWMLKLHPAPDQLYHQVADDRDHTGWDLPHRDTSDYGWGPGSYRIVYYATGRPQGLGEYQSQSTGIANLAGRYAAAMAMAAEIFAKIDPPFAEVCLRAAREVYALGLKQPGCQEGTPCRAPYRYHEATWADDMEWGAAELFRVTGDSSYLHQALRFARMIGPTSWMGLDTLRHYEYYPFFNAGHWALWTVAPATFRDTLAAYYREGIQAIRTRALRNPYRVGHPFVWCSNNLAAAVVNQILLYERMTGDSSYRDLLHSHRDWLLGKNPWGVSQFVGIPLRGGRT